One window of Phocoena phocoena chromosome 13, mPhoPho1.1, whole genome shotgun sequence genomic DNA carries:
- the MTRFR gene encoding mitochondrial translation release factor in rescue, with product MSTSGLFRFPAPLSRVCMVPWGLRLCAKLELLSPGTTVTPVQAAGKKDHPALLSLDESELEEQFVKGHGPGGQATNKTSNCVVLRHIPSGIVVKCHQTRSVDQNRKLARRILQEKVDVFYNGENSPVYKEKREAEKRKQERKKRAKETLEKKKLLKEQWESSKNVPRERTADSD from the exons ATGAGCACCTCGGGTCTGTTCCGCTTTCCCGCCCCACTGAGCAGAGTGTGCATGGTGCCCTGGGGACTCCGGCTCTGCGCGAAGCTGGAACTCTTATCCCCTGGAACAACGGTCACTCCAGTCCAGGCGGCAGGCAAGAAGGACCACCCTGCTCTGCTCTCCCTGGATGAGAGTGAACTTGAAGAGCAGTTTGTAAAAGGACACGGGCCAGGGGGCCAGGCAACCAACAAAACAAGCAACTGCGTGGTGCTCAGGCACATCCCCTCAGGCATTGTGGTCAAG TGCCACCAGACTAGATCCGTCGATCAAAACAGAAAGCTAGCTCGGAGAATCCTGCAAGAGAAAGTGGATGTTTTCTACAACGGTGAAAACAGTCCTGTTTACAAAGAAAAACgagaggcagagaagagaaagcaagaaaggaaaaaaagagcaaaggagaccctagagaaaaagaaactccTGAAAGAACAATGGGAATCAAGTAAAAATGTGCCCAGAGAAAGGACTGCAGATTCTGACTGA
- the CDK2AP1 gene encoding cyclin-dependent kinase 2-associated protein 1 isoform X1 — MSYKPNLTAHMPAASLNAAGSVHPPSTSMATSSQYRQLLSDYGPPSLGYTQGTGNSQVPQSKYAELLAIIEELGKEIRPTYAGSKSAMERLKRGIIHARGLVRECLAETERNARS; from the exons ATGTCTTACAAACCGAACTTGACCGCGCACATGCCCGCCGCCTCCCTCAACGCCG CTGGGAGTGTCCACCCGCCCTCCACCAGTATGGCGACGTCATCACAGTACCGCCAGCTGCTGAGTGACTACGGGCCGCCATCTCTAGGCTACACCCAG GGAACTGGGAACAGCCAGGTGCCCCAGAGCAAATACGCTGAGCTGTTGGCCATCATCGAAGAGCTGGGGAAAGAGATCAGACCCACCTACGCGGGCAGCAAGAGCGCGATGGAGAGACTAAAACGAG GCATCATTCACGCTCGAGGGTTGGTGCGGGAGTGCTTGGCTGAAACGGAACGGAATGCCAGGTCCTAG
- the CDK2AP1 gene encoding cyclin-dependent kinase 2-associated protein 1 isoform X2 — MSYKPNLTAHMPAASLNAGDVHPPSTSMATSSQYRQLLSDYGPPSLGYTQGTGNSQVPQSKYAELLAIIEELGKEIRPTYAGSKSAMERLKRGIIHARGLVRECLAETERNARS; from the exons ATGTCTTACAAACCGAACTTGACCGCGCACATGCCCGCCGCCTCCCTCAACGCCGGTGA TGTCCACCCGCCCTCCACCAGTATGGCGACGTCATCACAGTACCGCCAGCTGCTGAGTGACTACGGGCCGCCATCTCTAGGCTACACCCAG GGAACTGGGAACAGCCAGGTGCCCCAGAGCAAATACGCTGAGCTGTTGGCCATCATCGAAGAGCTGGGGAAAGAGATCAGACCCACCTACGCGGGCAGCAAGAGCGCGATGGAGAGACTAAAACGAG GCATCATTCACGCTCGAGGGTTGGTGCGGGAGTGCTTGGCTGAAACGGAACGGAATGCCAGGTCCTAG